In Rahnella sikkimica, the following are encoded in one genomic region:
- a CDS encoding glutathione S-transferase family protein, which yields MLKILGKSPSINVRKVLWTCFELGLDFEQEQFGSGFQSTQTPEFKALNPNAMVPVVLDDEFVLWESNVICRYLAAKEGREDLLSSDPKRRALTEQWMDWQAGELNNSWRYAFMALARNSPQHQDPALIDGSVSEWNRHMQLFEAQLQRSGDYVLGDNFTLADIPLGLAVNRWSMTPISRPALPAVAAYYDRLNQREGFRLYGRNGLV from the coding sequence ATGCTGAAGATTTTGGGTAAATCGCCGTCAATCAACGTGCGTAAAGTGTTGTGGACCTGCTTTGAGCTGGGGCTGGATTTTGAGCAGGAGCAGTTTGGTTCGGGATTTCAGTCCACGCAGACACCGGAATTTAAGGCGCTGAACCCGAATGCGATGGTGCCGGTGGTGCTCGACGACGAGTTTGTTTTGTGGGAATCCAATGTCATTTGCCGCTATCTGGCTGCAAAAGAAGGGCGCGAGGATTTGCTTTCTTCTGACCCGAAACGTCGTGCGCTGACGGAACAGTGGATGGACTGGCAGGCGGGCGAACTGAATAATTCATGGCGTTATGCGTTTATGGCACTGGCGCGCAACAGCCCGCAGCATCAGGACCCGGCGCTGATTGACGGCAGTGTCAGCGAGTGGAACCGCCACATGCAGCTTTTTGAAGCGCAATTACAGCGAAGCGGCGATTACGTGTTGGGCGATAATTTCACGCTGGCAGATATTCCGCTCGGGCTGGCGGTGAACCGCTGGTCGATGACGCCGATCTCTCGCCCGGCGTTGCCTGCGGTGGCTGCCTATTATGACCGGTTAAACCAGCGCGAAGGTTTCCGGCTTTATGGCAGAAACGGCCTGGTCTGA
- a CDS encoding aldehyde dehydrogenase family protein: MKQINQIYINGEFVTPHGTEVMHLIDPVTEQVAAQVRLADETDTRQAIAAAKAAYVDFSRTSKAQRIQYLQQLHDAVLARADLLETVMSAEYGGPLAMVRGTVARASGAFLQAIKLLNEYEFVRQIGKAKVVMEPLGVVGLITPWNANYGFICNKMATALAAGSTVVIKPSELSAGQTQLLTECLHAAGLPAGVFNIVTGRGDVVGAEITRHPDIAKISFTGSTSVGKAIARGAVDTLKRVTLELGGKSPNILLPDVDLEKAIPLALAVGTMNNGQACIAGTRLLVPEERLEEVKAHLVRAVASVKVGDPQQTDTQIGPLVTAKQYARVQNYIRLGVEEGAELVCGGEGRPDGLSHGYFVKPTVFANVTPQMTIAREEIFGPVISVLTYRSIEEAVSMANDTVYGLQAYVSGEDRQQARSVASQIIAGRVFVNGMYDAPDAPFGGFKQSGLGREFGTYGLEAYLEPKTLIDDE, translated from the coding sequence ATGAAACAGATTAATCAAATCTATATTAACGGCGAGTTCGTCACCCCGCACGGCACTGAAGTGATGCACCTGATCGATCCGGTGACGGAACAGGTCGCGGCGCAGGTTCGTCTGGCCGATGAAACCGATACCCGCCAGGCGATTGCTGCCGCAAAAGCGGCTTACGTTGATTTCTCACGGACCAGCAAAGCGCAGCGCATTCAGTATTTACAGCAACTGCACGATGCGGTGCTGGCGCGGGCGGACTTGCTGGAAACGGTGATGAGCGCCGAATATGGCGGCCCGCTGGCGATGGTACGCGGCACCGTGGCGCGGGCGTCCGGCGCATTTTTGCAGGCGATAAAACTGCTCAATGAGTATGAATTTGTCCGCCAGATTGGCAAGGCGAAAGTGGTGATGGAACCGCTGGGCGTCGTCGGACTGATTACGCCGTGGAACGCTAACTACGGTTTCATCTGCAATAAAATGGCGACCGCGCTGGCGGCGGGCAGCACGGTGGTGATTAAGCCCAGCGAACTGAGCGCGGGCCAGACGCAGTTGCTGACAGAGTGCCTGCACGCCGCGGGTTTACCGGCGGGCGTGTTTAATATTGTTACCGGACGCGGCGACGTGGTCGGCGCAGAAATTACCCGTCACCCTGATATCGCGAAAATATCCTTTACCGGTTCGACGTCGGTGGGCAAAGCGATTGCCCGTGGCGCGGTAGACACCCTGAAACGCGTGACGCTGGAACTCGGCGGTAAGTCGCCTAACATTCTTCTGCCGGATGTTGATCTCGAAAAAGCCATTCCGCTGGCGCTGGCGGTTGGCACGATGAATAACGGCCAGGCATGCATCGCAGGTACCCGTTTGCTGGTCCCGGAAGAACGGCTGGAAGAAGTGAAAGCGCATCTGGTGCGCGCGGTCGCGAGCGTCAAAGTGGGCGACCCGCAGCAGACGGATACGCAAATCGGCCCGCTGGTGACGGCAAAACAGTACGCCCGCGTACAGAATTATATTCGTCTCGGCGTTGAAGAAGGTGCGGAGCTGGTGTGCGGCGGCGAAGGGCGGCCAGACGGGCTGAGCCACGGTTATTTTGTGAAACCGACGGTGTTTGCGAACGTCACGCCGCAGATGACCATCGCCCGCGAAGAAATATTCGGGCCGGTGATTTCGGTGCTGACCTATCGCAGCATTGAGGAAGCGGTCAGCATGGCGAACGACACGGTTTATGGTTTGCAAGCTTATGTCAGCGGCGAAGATCGCCAGCAGGCGCGCAGCGTTGCGTCACAAATTATCGCCGGGCGGGTGTTTGTCAACGGCATGTACGACGCGCCGGACGCGCCGTTTGGTGGCTTCAAACAGTCCGGTCTGGGCCGTGAATTTGGTACTTACGGGCTGGAAGCGTATCTTGAGCCGAAGACCCTGATCGACGATGAGTGA
- a CDS encoding AraC family transcriptional regulator gives MSEETMTPLTSLSARVLRAFSALPPDENSCPTALPWLSFIRFTHPTALNKGMLSPSMCLILQGQKKVLIGAEVVEYGTGSYLLSAIDMPVSGQVTQATEEMPYLGIRIDLDLKEMADLMIDMQLDPLPAARSGGVTYVAKSDDCLADAFLRLVAMLDIPQDLQALGQLVKKEIFYRLITAPEGGHFYQHLLSYYQGKGVSEAIVWIKANFTHPLRMDELAKIVGMSVSNLHHRFKALTVMSPLQYQKQIRLLEARRLLLSGNVDAATAAFRVGYESPSQFNREYRRSFGAPPLQDIGQLRQLGVTL, from the coding sequence ATGAGTGAAGAGACTATGACCCCCCTGACGTCCCTGAGTGCGCGCGTTTTGCGCGCCTTTTCAGCCCTGCCGCCGGATGAAAATTCCTGTCCGACGGCGCTGCCGTGGCTGTCGTTTATCCGTTTTACGCATCCGACGGCGCTCAATAAAGGGATGCTTTCTCCGTCGATGTGCCTGATTTTACAGGGTCAGAAAAAGGTGCTGATCGGCGCGGAAGTGGTGGAGTACGGCACGGGCAGTTATCTGCTTTCGGCGATTGATATGCCGGTTTCCGGGCAAGTCACGCAGGCGACGGAAGAGATGCCTTATCTGGGGATCCGCATCGATCTGGATCTGAAAGAAATGGCCGATCTGATGATCGACATGCAACTCGATCCGCTCCCGGCTGCGCGATCCGGCGGCGTCACGTACGTGGCAAAATCCGATGACTGCCTGGCCGATGCTTTTTTGCGTCTGGTCGCCATGCTGGATATTCCGCAGGATTTGCAGGCGCTCGGGCAACTGGTGAAAAAAGAGATTTTCTACCGGCTGATCACCGCGCCGGAAGGCGGTCATTTTTACCAGCATTTACTGTCGTATTATCAGGGGAAAGGCGTGAGCGAGGCGATTGTGTGGATCAAAGCCAATTTCACGCACCCTCTGCGCATGGACGAACTGGCGAAAATTGTCGGAATGAGCGTCTCGAATCTGCATCACCGTTTCAAGGCGCTCACGGTCATGAGCCCGCTGCAATATCAGAAACAGATCCGTTTACTGGAAGCGCGCCGCCTGCTGTTGAGCGGCAATGTCGACGCGGCGACTGCGGCATTTCGCGTGGGCTACGAAAGCCCGTCGCAGTTTAACCGGGAATACCGCCGCTCGTTTGGCGCGCCGCCGTTGCAGGATATCGGCCAGCTCAGACAGCTGGGTGTAACGCTGTAG
- a CDS encoding SDR family oxidoreductase, with product MTSPTQNPTPNKVALVTGASRGIGAAIAERLARDGFTVIVNYSRGEAEADAVVSKIEQAGGKAITAQADVSDGAAVSRMFASAQQAFGGVDVLVNNAGIMTLSAIADTDDAAFDRLIDINLKGTFNTLREAAKHLHNGGRIINFSSTVVGLYQPTYGVYAATKAAVEALSRVLTKEMRGRQITVNTVAPGPTATDLFLNGKSGQLIENIAKAAPLERLGQPEDIASVVSFLAGPDGAWVNGQTLKVNGGII from the coding sequence ATGACTTCTCCGACTCAAAATCCGACCCCAAATAAAGTCGCGCTGGTCACCGGTGCATCACGCGGTATCGGCGCGGCCATCGCTGAACGTCTGGCGCGGGACGGTTTCACGGTCATCGTGAACTACTCGCGCGGCGAGGCAGAAGCCGACGCGGTGGTGAGTAAAATTGAACAGGCAGGTGGAAAGGCCATCACCGCGCAGGCCGATGTCAGTGATGGTGCTGCGGTCAGCCGTATGTTTGCCAGCGCACAGCAAGCCTTTGGCGGCGTGGATGTGCTGGTGAATAACGCCGGGATCATGACGCTTTCCGCTATCGCCGACACCGACGATGCCGCGTTTGACCGCCTGATCGACATCAACCTGAAAGGCACGTTCAACACCCTGCGCGAAGCGGCAAAACACCTGCATAACGGCGGACGCATTATCAATTTCTCCTCTACGGTGGTGGGTTTATATCAGCCAACTTACGGCGTTTACGCCGCAACCAAAGCCGCCGTCGAAGCGCTGAGCCGCGTACTGACCAAAGAAATGCGTGGCCGCCAGATCACCGTCAACACCGTCGCGCCCGGCCCGACGGCAACGGATTTATTCCTCAACGGTAAATCCGGGCAGTTGATCGAAAATATCGCCAAAGCCGCCCCTCTCGAACGCCTCGGCCAGCCGGAAGACATCGCATCCGTCGTCTCCTTCCTCGCCGGTCCCGACGGCGCATGGGTCAACGGCCAGACGCTGAAAGTGAACGGGGGGATCATTTAG
- a CDS encoding AbrB/MazE/SpoVT family DNA-binding domain-containing protein, protein MRTQATLQKWGNSIALRLSGNLKSIPQFEEGDVVDIEVSEEGLQIRKAKGKKLTEAELISGLDAYTAHADEMAQPVSKELGY, encoded by the coding sequence ATGCGGACTCAGGCGACATTACAGAAATGGGGTAACAGCATCGCGTTACGCCTTTCAGGAAATTTGAAGTCAATTCCACAATTTGAAGAAGGCGATGTTGTTGACATTGAGGTTTCTGAAGAAGGGCTGCAAATTCGAAAAGCTAAAGGTAAAAAGCTAACTGAAGCCGAGCTTATATCAGGATTGGATGCTTATACTGCGCACGCTGATGAGATGGCGCAACCTGTAAGCAAGGAGCTTGGTTACTAA
- a CDS encoding type II toxin-antitoxin system PemK/MazF family toxin codes for MYIPKRGDICEMDFAWIEGKQQGKYRPALILSHETYNQVTGLVICMPVSTSVRGAPTEVPVNNLSSPCVVVATTLIHTMDWRQRQAKFIAVAEEGVFNDVLARIIPLIGGESLLA; via the coding sequence ATGTACATACCGAAACGTGGCGATATTTGTGAAATGGATTTTGCTTGGATTGAAGGGAAGCAACAGGGCAAATATCGCCCGGCGCTGATTTTGTCTCATGAAACATACAATCAGGTCACCGGGCTGGTGATTTGCATGCCTGTGAGCACCAGTGTCAGAGGTGCACCAACTGAAGTGCCGGTGAATAATCTGAGCTCGCCGTGCGTGGTGGTGGCGACAACGCTTATCCACACGATGGACTGGCGTCAGCGGCAGGCTAAATTCATCGCCGTTGCTGAAGAAGGTGTCTTTAACGATGTACTCGCCCGAATTATTCCGCTGATTGGTGGTGAAAGTTTACTGGCCTGA
- a CDS encoding SDR family oxidoreductase yields the protein MNTLLITGATGFVGGAVVEYILRQQLGSKNKLLLLVRADDNATGLARIIDNLKKFELSDEQLSAISEESILTGDLAEPENFIQDPRLDHVTHVINCAAIASFGNNPAMWRVNVEGSLIFAKRMAQVKGLQRFVHVGTAMASMPDKDSVFYEGMPDNEHNEDLVQYTASKRAIENLVRSECPNLPFVVARPSIIVGHTQHGCQPSSSIFWVFMMAIKLKKFTCTLDDQVDVIPVDYCAMVLVKLCLAAELSHSFYHISSGEEMCTPFHEIDTSVAKANNTSRIISEYQQISYQEFTGIRKQFKDVLGPCNDKIILRAIKLYGGFAQLNVKFDNSRLMNMGIPKPAAFKSYIDKCVSSTRGQTISELMRVDFK from the coding sequence ATGAATACCCTTTTAATTACCGGCGCTACAGGTTTCGTGGGCGGAGCGGTTGTCGAATATATTCTTCGTCAACAATTAGGCTCCAAAAATAAATTATTACTTCTGGTCAGGGCTGACGATAACGCGACGGGACTCGCCAGAATTATCGATAATTTGAAAAAATTTGAATTATCCGATGAACAGCTTTCAGCTATTAGCGAGGAATCTATATTAACCGGCGATCTTGCTGAGCCGGAAAACTTTATTCAAGACCCGCGTTTGGATCATGTCACACATGTGATTAACTGCGCCGCGATTGCTTCATTTGGCAATAACCCGGCGATGTGGCGTGTTAACGTCGAAGGCTCACTGATTTTTGCCAAACGCATGGCGCAGGTCAAAGGCTTACAGCGGTTTGTCCACGTGGGCACCGCGATGGCATCAATGCCGGATAAAGACAGCGTGTTTTATGAAGGCATGCCGGACAACGAGCACAACGAAGACCTGGTGCAGTACACAGCGTCCAAGCGTGCCATCGAAAATCTGGTGCGCAGCGAATGTCCGAATCTGCCGTTTGTGGTCGCCCGTCCGTCAATCATTGTGGGTCACACGCAACATGGTTGCCAGCCGTCGAGCAGCATTTTCTGGGTCTTCATGATGGCCATTAAACTGAAGAAATTTACCTGTACGCTCGACGATCAGGTGGATGTCATTCCGGTCGATTATTGCGCTATGGTGCTGGTTAAACTGTGCCTTGCGGCTGAACTGAGCCACAGTTTCTATCATATTTCTTCCGGTGAAGAGATGTGCACGCCATTCCATGAAATAGATACGTCTGTGGCGAAAGCCAATAATACGTCACGTATTATCAGTGAATATCAGCAGATCAGTTATCAGGAATTTACCGGCATCCGTAAACAGTTCAAAGACGTGCTCGGCCCGTGTAATGACAAAATCATTCTACGTGCAATAAAACTTTATGGCGGCTTTGCACAATTAAATGTGAAATTTGACAACTCACGCTTAATGAATATGGGTATTCCTAAGCCAGCTGCATTTAAAAGTTATATTGATAAATGTGTTTCCTCGACTCGCGGTCAGACAATCAGTGAACTGATGAGAGTGGATTTTAAATAA
- a CDS encoding GNAT family N-acetyltransferase, translated as MLTQAPVLETERLILRAHRVEDFEDIVAQWADPDVVKYIGGTPSTREASWSRLLRYPGHWQMLGFGYWIVFEKHNGAEGAFVGEIGLADYQREITPSLNGMAEMGWVVSPKFQGKGYAAEAAQAVLNWAKANVERPLCCIIAPEHQASIRLAEKCGFVAQTDTTYHGANTRIFIRR; from the coding sequence ATGCTGACTCAGGCACCCGTTCTTGAAACCGAACGTTTGATTTTGCGCGCCCATCGCGTGGAAGATTTCGAAGATATCGTCGCGCAGTGGGCCGATCCGGACGTCGTGAAATATATCGGCGGCACGCCGTCCACCCGCGAGGCCAGCTGGAGCCGGTTGCTGCGTTATCCCGGCCACTGGCAGATGCTCGGTTTTGGCTACTGGATTGTGTTTGAAAAGCACAACGGTGCGGAAGGGGCGTTTGTCGGGGAAATCGGCCTGGCAGATTATCAGCGTGAAATCACGCCCTCGCTGAACGGCATGGCAGAAATGGGCTGGGTGGTTTCGCCGAAATTTCAGGGTAAAGGCTACGCTGCTGAGGCCGCGCAGGCGGTGCTGAACTGGGCCAAAGCCAACGTTGAGCGTCCGCTGTGCTGCATTATTGCGCCGGAACATCAGGCGTCAATCCGGCTGGCGGAAAAGTGCGGTTTTGTTGCACAAACAGACACGACGTATCACGGTGCCAATACGCGGATTTTTATCCGCCGCTAA
- a CDS encoding LysR family transcriptional regulator: MDKLDSMQLFTRVVELRSFTQAAQGLNLKRSTVTDAIKQLEARLKVRLLQRTTRHVSPTLDGEAYYQRCLRILADVEDAEMDFAGAQPKGLLRVDVHGSLARHFLLPGLPDFLAQYPEIEFYLSEGDRFVDLVREGIDCVIRAGELKDSDMVARPLGTLPEITCASPAYLARFGTPETPDDLANHRMIGFRSSSTGGLLPLVFHQNGKARDVMLPTRLSVSGAESMKEAARRGMGIIQVPHYGLTDDLAQGTLVQILADFPVGALPVALLYPRNRQLSPRVRVFIDWMVKEFARRSPPHTTALHPAV, encoded by the coding sequence ATGGATAAACTCGACAGTATGCAGCTGTTTACCCGCGTGGTAGAGCTGCGCAGTTTTACGCAGGCCGCGCAGGGTCTGAACCTGAAACGTTCGACGGTGACCGACGCCATTAAACAGCTCGAAGCACGGCTGAAGGTTCGTTTGCTGCAACGCACCACCCGCCATGTCAGCCCGACGCTGGACGGCGAGGCGTATTATCAGCGCTGTCTGCGCATTCTGGCCGACGTGGAAGATGCCGAGATGGATTTCGCCGGTGCGCAGCCCAAAGGGTTGTTGCGGGTGGACGTCCACGGTTCACTGGCGCGGCATTTTCTTCTGCCCGGCCTGCCGGATTTTCTGGCGCAATATCCTGAGATCGAATTTTATCTGAGCGAAGGCGACCGGTTCGTCGATCTGGTGCGTGAAGGTATCGACTGCGTGATCCGCGCGGGCGAACTGAAAGACAGCGATATGGTGGCGCGCCCGCTGGGCACGTTGCCGGAAATCACCTGCGCCAGCCCGGCGTATCTTGCGCGTTTTGGTACACCGGAAACGCCGGACGATCTCGCTAATCACCGGATGATTGGCTTCCGCTCAAGTTCGACCGGCGGGCTGTTGCCCCTGGTTTTTCATCAGAACGGAAAAGCGCGGGACGTGATGTTGCCCACCCGTTTGTCGGTCAGCGGCGCGGAAAGTATGAAAGAAGCGGCGCGGCGCGGAATGGGCATTATACAGGTACCGCATTACGGGTTAACCGACGATCTGGCGCAGGGCACGCTGGTACAAATTCTGGCGGATTTCCCGGTCGGCGCGTTGCCGGTGGCGCTGCTTTATCCGCGTAACCGTCAGCTTTCGCCCCGCGTGCGGGTGTTTATTGACTGGATGGTGAAGGAGTTTGCGCGGCGCAGTCCGCCGCATACTACAGCGTTACACCCAGCTGTCTGA